The Papaver somniferum cultivar HN1 chromosome 3, ASM357369v1, whole genome shotgun sequence genome includes a region encoding these proteins:
- the LOC113357135 gene encoding coiled-coil domain-containing protein 158-like produces MATTRRIRWYPPPPPSPRILHLPLRRPVRRKTSSKNHLNPKIVVPKESPELSSHQSNHPRGKLETLFDQERVFSKTVPIVLLNSSSSVGRHCSGDGNGRRERVEEDLEFGDKCEEPEDINENEKWRFQAEILRAECNFLRMEREIVLRKLEINRVQTQKTLRSAGKKKIYQGKNVDSVLEEEIDELEEKLNDLHRKSGATDIEIRKCDNFDLKASVLQRRLEKLEFDDKYVKEIQQMAESSLTIKPNNNNHRFTDVEILGKKMEGISKGMLEKMEAEYRSMLSSTPTSSATASGTSSASTSSRYEFPHNSFSSSKKDYQYHQRQERTVPEEKVCAGRCKMIVRKIVEQVRSEMEQWSQMQDMLGRVRMEMEELQASRDYWEGRALNSNNQVQSLESSVQDWREKAHVNETKVSELQKQISELQVKLKRSRTERNQNSSRTKNLEMTQGDLSQKEKEKRVLTCSLKENPKANLSKQTIKHQYTDIGRTKECPTHSGNTGSNRSPLSEIKNSSSPMSRQIGRTTLMSPSYSTEKHHRANYSKQNRDSFGIGRKHDGAYHNGSVRTPLEEVGNLASPKFRHKRRESSPFVLV; encoded by the exons ATGGCGACAACAAGAAGAATAAGATGGTACCCACCACCCCCTCCAAGTCCTAGAATACTTCACTTACCACTAAGACGACCTGTTCGTCGAAAAACCAGTTCGAAAAATCATTTGAATCCGAAAATTGTTGTTCCGAAAGAATCACCAGAGTTATCATCACACCAGAGTAATCATCCAAGAGGAAAACTCGAAACTCTATTTGATCAAGAAAGAGTTTTTTCAAAAACAGTTCCGATAGTTTTATTGAACTCATCATCATCTGTTGGACGTCATTGTAGTGGTGATGGTAACGGGAGAAGAGAAAGAGTTGAAGAAGATTTAGAATTTGGAGATAAATGTGAAGAACCAGAAGATATTAATGAAAATGAGAAATGGAGATTTCAAGCTGAGATTCTTAGAGCCGAATGTAATTTTCTTCGAATGGAAAGGGAAATAGTATTAAGGAAGCTGGAAATCAATCGAGTTCAAACTCAAAAGACTCTCCGCTCCGCa gggaaaaagaaaatttatcAAGGAAAGAATGTAGATTCAGTATTAGAGGAAgaaattgatgaattagaagagaaACTAAATGATTTACATAGAAAATCAGGAGCTACAGATATTGAGATTCGTAAATGTGATAATTTTGATCTCAAAGCATCAGTTCTTCAAAGGAGATTAGAAAAACTTGAATTTGATGATAAATATGtcaaagagattcaacaaatggCTGAATCAAGCTTAACTATCAAGCCAAACAATAACAATCATCGTTTTACAGAT GTGGAAATACTTGGGAAAAAGATGGAAGGAATATCAAAAGGGATGTTGGAGAAGATGGAAGCGGAGTATAGATCAATGCTGTCCTCCACACCAACATCTTCTGCAACTGCGAGCGGGACCAGTTCTGCTTCGACTTCCAGTCGATATGAATTCCCTCAcaattccttttcatcttctaaaaaagattatcaatatcatcaacgaCAG GAGAGGACAGTCCCTGAAGAAAAAGTATGTGCAGGGCGATGTAAGATGATTGTGCGTAAAATTGTCGAGCAGGTGAGGTCTGAGATGGAGCAGTGGTCTCAAATGCAAGATATGCTGGGACGGGTCAGGATGGAAATGGAGGAATTGCAGGCTTCTCGTGATTACTGGGAAGGTCGCGCACTAAATTCCAACAACCAGGTCCAGTCACTTGAATCCTCT GTGCAAGATTGGAGAGAGAAAGCTCATGTGAATGAGACCAAAGTTTCCGAGCTGCAAAAACAAATCTCTGAGCTCCAAGTAAAGCTTAAAAGATCAAGAACTGAAAGAAACCAAAACTCATCAAGGACCAAGAACTTAGAGATGACACAAGGGGATCTTTCAcaaaaggagaaggaaaagagaGTGTTGACATGTAGCTTGAAAGAGAATCCGAAAGCAAATTTAAGCAAGCAGACTATCAAACACCAGTACACTGACATTGGCAGGACAAAAGAATGCCCTACTCACAGTGGAAACACTGGTTCAAATCGATCACCTCTTAGTGAAATTAAGAATTCTTCATCACCAATGTCTCGGCAAATTGGTAGAACTACATTAATGTCTCCTTCCTACAGCACCGAGAAACACCACCGTGCAAATTACAGTaagcaaaacagagatagtttTGGCATTGGCAGGAAACATGATGGTGCATATCACAATGGTTCGGTTCGAACACCTCTTGAGGAAGTAGGAAACTTAGCGTCGCCGAAGTTTAGGCACAAAAGAAGAGAAAGTTCTCCCTTTGTTCTTGTCTAA